Part of the Flavobacterium alkalisoli genome is shown below.
TTATAACAGCTCCCGATCTGGCTATTACCAAGGAACAGTTGGATTATCTTACCCAAATAAGTGCATGGCATTAATATGGCACAACATTATGATAAAATTGTACAACTCAAAATAAAAGGTATTATCTAATTTTAAGCTCTAAAAAAGTCTTATTAAAACATCTATGTTTAAACAAATAACCTTTCAGCATTGGAAGTAAAGCGTGACGATATGGCAACAGGCGTACTGCAATATAAAAAGCAGTATAAGGATGTAAAAGTCTCTTATCTAAAAAGGGTACGATGGGCCGTATCGCTGTATTACTTTTCTATGGGCCTTTGTTTTGCCACATGGGCAAGCCGTATACCTGATATTAAGACATCCCTTGGCCTGTCTGAAGCCGATTTGGGTACCGTATTGTTTGCCATTCCGTTTGGGCAGCTGTTTATCATGCCTTTCTCAGGAAGGCTTGCCTCAAAGTACGGAAGCCATAAAACAGCCGTAATAGGTATAAGCCTATATGTTATAAGTCTTACCACCTTAGGTTTGGGTACAGAACGCTGGCATTTGCTGTTAGCCCTGTTCTTTTTTGGTATGTGCAGTAACCTTACCAATATCTCGGTAAACACTCAGGGCATTTATGCCGAAGGGCTTTACAAGCGCGCAATCATGTCATCTTTTCACGGGGCATGGAGTATCGCCGGTTTTACCGGGGCAGTAATAAGTCTGGGAATGACAGCACTGCATTTAAGTCCTTTAGTGCATTTCATTATAGTGTCATCTGTTTTACTTATTGTTGTAGCCACTAACTTTAAATATCTTGTAAGGGTTAAAAATAAACCTACAGAACAAACTAAGAAAAAAGGCTTCCCCAAGCTTAACCCTACACTTATGTGGCTGGGCGTTATAGGCTTTTGCTGTATGCTTAGTGAAGGTATTATGTTTGACTGGAGCGGAGTGTATTTTAAAGACGTTGTAAAAGCACCTGCAAGTCTGGTAGTTTTAGGCTATACTTCATTTATGCTTATGATGGCTACAGGCCGTTTTTTAGGCGACCGGGTAGTCCAGCGTTTTGGGCGTAAAAAGGTATTACAGGTAAGCGGCTGCCTTATTTCGGTAGGGTTATTAAGCGCCGTTTTACTTCCTTATATAGTAACTGCTGCCCTCTCATTTATGCTTGTGGGGATAGGTGTTTCTACAATTGTACCAACGGTTTACAGCCTTGCGGGGCGCACTCCCGATATTGCTCCCAGTATAGCACTTACCATGGTATCGAGCATCAGCTTTTTAGGGTTTATGTTAGGCCCTCCGGTTATTGGTTATATTGCCGAAGCATTCGGACTTAAAATTTCTTTTGCGATAATCGGTATCTTTGGGTTTGGTATTACCATAATGGTAACGAGAATCAAATCCATAGGTCACCTTTTTATCCGATAAATCAATTAATAATAAAAACATTCAGCTAAAAAATGGAATACAGAAAAATAGGAAACTCTGACTTAAAATTATCAGCAATAACTTTTGGCGCATGGGCTGCCGGAGGATGGATGTGGGGTGGCACCGAGCGTAAAGATGCCATACATGCCATTCAGGCTTCTTATGACGAAGGTGTAACTTCTATAGACACCGCGCCCATTTACGGGCAGGGCGACAGCGAAGAGATTGTTGCCGAAGCTGTTCAGGGTATTTCCCGCGACAAAGTAGAGATCATTACAAAATATGGTATGCGTTGGGATCTGGCTAAAGGTGACTTTGCCATGAGCAGCAAAAACAATTTGGGTCAGGATATCGATATTTATAAATATGCCGGAAAGGAAAGCATAATCAAAGAGTGTGAAGACAGCCTTAGAAGGTTAAAGACCGACTATATTGACCTCTACCAAATACACTGGCCGGACAGCACTACTCCTATCCAGGAAAGTATGAAAGCGGTTGCCCAACTTATAAAAGAAGGTAAAGTACGCCATGCAGGAGTTTGTAATTACAATGCAGCACAGGTTCAGGAAGCTGATAAATATGTAAACATAGTATCAGACCAGGTGCCTTACAGTATGGTTAAACGTGATATAGAAAGGGAGCTTATTCCTTATACTATTGAGTCAGCCAAATCTATTATTGCCTACAGCCCGCTGGAACGTGGTCTTTTAACCGGAAAAATGCAGCCGGGACATCAGTTTGAGGAAGGTGACCACCGCGCCAAACTTTACTTCTTTAAAGATGAAAACCTGAAACGTACTAACGAATTCCTTACTAAGATTAAGCCTCTGGCGGATGATAAAAATGCTACGCTTTCTCAGTTAGTATTACGTTGGACAATAGAGCAGCCGGGCATTACCATTGCACTTGCCGGAGCAAGAAATGCACAGCAATCGGTACAAAACGCCAAGGCGATTAACGTAAAACTTAATAAAGAAGAAATAGATTTTATAACCACCGAGCTTAATAAGCTGGAGCTGGTAAAATAAAAAAAAGAGGCTTTCAGCCTCTTTTTTTATCTTTTGTCATTTCGATACAAAGCACAGCGAAGTATTAGAGATTTCTCCCTGCATTTCATTACGGTTCGAAATGACAGCTATGCACTTTTTATTCCTTTATAAATTTAAGGGTTGCTTTACCCCCGTTTGTTATCAGGTTTATAAAATGGATTCCCGGTGAAAGCTGCGACACATTCCATTGTGTTTGCGGGCCTGTTTCCATTTCCCTTTGCCCTAACACATTATAAAATACTGCTTTTTGTATGGTTGCATTTTGTGGCAGGGTAATATGTAATTCATCCTTAACAGGATTAGGATACAGCTTTACCTGAGAAAGGTTAAACTGTGGCCTGCTTAAAAACGCGCTGTTAGAACAGATGATATCTTTTTCAGGATCAAATTCAAATCCGGCAACGGCAAAAGGTACATTGACCGTAAATTCCTGTCCACTGAAGGTATTGTCCAGTAGTACATCAAAAGTTTCGCCTTCGCTGCTTAGCAGCCTTACTTTTACAGGCATTTCAAAAAAGTCAACCGAATTATGCGACTGCTGTTGGTTAATAGTAATCTTTGCCTGTCCGCCACCTAAATCCTGTGTTGTAACATCATAAATAGGATAACCCTGATTGTACACCCAGTCGTTAAAAAACTCTGTCAGGTCCATTCCCGAGGCAGCTTCAAGGTGCGCCTGTAAATCGGGTGTGGTAGCATAGCTGTAGGCCAGTGCTTCATCATCAAGATAATTACGTATTCCCTCAAAAAAATCCTCATCACCTAATACATAACGAAGCATGCTCACTACCATAGCCCCTTTATTATAACTAAGCCTGCTACTAAAAATACGCCCTACATCATTAAGCTGGCTTTCCGGTATGTAAACACTGCCACCCGGTGCCGAGGTAATGTTTATTATTCTTTCCCCTTTCCAGTTTACAAAACTAAAATCGCCATCAAGCTCTTTTATAACAAGGCCCGAAAGGTAAGTAGCAAAACCTTCGTTAAGCCATATATCGCTCCATGATCCGCAGGTAACCTTATCTCCAAACCACTGATGCCCCAATTCGTGGGCTATGAGGTTCCTTCCGAAGTTTACCATAAACGATACTGTGGTATGCTCCATACCCCCGTTTATGTTGCATTGGGCATGACCATACTTTTCATTAGAAAAAGGATAGGTTTCAAACAGGTTTTCAAACAGGCTCATAATAGCCGGTGTTACGGCAAGCTGCTGTTGGGCAGTTTCAAAATTCTCCGGATAGATATAGTTCACTATCGGAAAAGTATTAGGAGCCGTACCCGCCTGTTGAGTATAGATACTGTACTCGGTAACTGCAATGGCAATAAGGTATGCCGGAATAGGGTATTCGTGCTTAAAATGTGTTGTTTTAAATCCTCCGCCATCCAGTTCCTGTGACTGCTCTACACCGTTAGAAACACTGGTATATTGTTGTGGAGCCGTTATATACACATCTATACTGTCTATCTTATCATTAAGATCCTGCTTGCATGGCCACCAGTCTTTTGCTCCATAGGGTTCAGACAACGTACTCATTACAGGTATCCCATTGTGTGTGGAAAGGTTAAAAGCCTCTTCCTGTGTGGAAGGTGATCCCGAATAGTTTATGGTAACCGTACCTTCCTCTCCCTGTAGCTGTAGCTGTGGAAGGGTTATTACAAGTTCATTCCCACCCTGGGTAAAGCTAAGGTTGGTATTGCCCTGCTTAACCGAGCTTACCGAAAGCTGACTTGTAAGATCGAAAGTAATGGTCGTCATATCCTCCAGTGCAATATAATTTGTGGTTACACTGCCTGTTATAAAAAACACAGCAGGGTCTACCGTAAATTCAAGCCTGTGGTAGGTAATGTCATAATTTTGGGTATCAGGATTTGTAGAAAGATCCTTTAGTGTAAAAGCCGATTTCATTTCGGCTTCGGCAATCTGTTGTATCTCTGTATCAGAGCCTTGAGAAAAGGCCGTAAAAAAGGCAAGTAATCCTAAAACAGTAAGTATATTTCTTCTCATTAAAGCTATTTTTTTCAAATGTAAACAGAAAAACCTGTTTTTTAGCGCCTTAATTCTTAAAAAACCATACTTTAAACTTTGGTTAGGCACGGGTATTAATTAAAACAATTCATTAAATTTGCTCACTTTATAAAAAACCATATCCATGTTACAGACAGTATTTATCAGAGAAAACAGAGAGAAAGTAATTGAGGCTTTGGGCAAAAGGAACATTGATGCTACCGAAATGGTAGATGAGGTAATTGCCCTTGATGAAAAAAGAAGGTCTACCCAGGTAGAGCTTGATACTGTTTTATCGGAATCCAACAAGCTATCTAAAGACATTGGAGAAATGATGAAGGCAGGCGAAAAAGAAAAAGCATTGCTTTTAAAAGAAAAAACAGGCCAGCTTAAAGAGCAGAGTAAAGAACTTAGCGAAGAGCTTAATAAAGTTTCGGATGAACTGCTACAGGTACTTTACAAACTGCCTAACCTACCGGCAGATATTGTTCCTGCAGGTAAAACCCCTGAGGATAACCTTGAGGTACACCGCGAAGGTGATATCCCTCAGCTTTTTGAAGGTGCCCTGCCACACTGGGAACTGGCTAAAAAATATGACATTATCGATTTTGAATTAGGTAACAAGATTGCCGGAGCAGGCTTCCCTGTATACAAAGGTAAGGGAGCAAGGCTGCAACGTGCGCTTATTACTTATTTCCTAGACAAAAATACAGATGCAGGCTACAAAGAGTATCAGGTACCTCACCTTGTTAACGAGGCATCAGGATACGGTACAGGCCAGCTTCCAGACAAAGAAGGCCAAATGTACCATGTAGGCCTTGACGATATGTACCTTATCCCTACGGCTGAGGTTCCGGTAACTAACTTTTTCCGTGATGTTATCATCCCTGAAAATGAACTTCCGGTACTTTGTACAGCATATACTCCGTGTTTTAGGAGAGAAGCGGGATCTTATGGTGCACACGTTCGCGGACTTAACCGCCTTCACCAGTTTGACAAGGTAGAGATTGTTCGTGTAGAGCACCCTGACAACAGCTATGCAGCGCTGGATGGCATGGTAGAGCACGTAAAAACACTTTTACAGGAATTAAAGCTTCCATACAGGATCTTAAGATTATGTGGTGGCGACATGGGCTTTACATCGGCACTTACTTATGATTTTGAAGTATTCTCAACTGCTCAGGACCGTTGGCTGGAAATCAGCTCGGTTTCTAACTTTGAGACCTTCCAGGCAAACAGGCTAAAGCTTCGTTTCCGTGATAAGGACAACAAAAACCATTTGGCACACACCCTTAACGGAAGCTCACTGGCATTACCAAGGGTACTTGCGGGTATACTTGAAAATTACCAGACTCCTGAGGGTATTGTGGTTCCGGAAGTTTTACGCCCATACACTGGTTTTGATATTATAAATTAGTAAATTTATTACTATACCAAAACGCGGATAATGCTAAACCAGGTATTATCCGCGTTTTTTATTATAGCTTTCAAAAAACATAGCTTTACCGTAAACATGGTATCAAAACATTCAAGAATTGTACATAATATTACTAATGATTATTTTTCAGTCTGTTTTCATGTAATTGTTTCAAATTAAGCTAAACCAATAAAACCATGAGCAAAACAATTCATTTAATCATAATAATCATTCTGGCTTTTTCAACTCTTACTTTCTGTTCTGCTAAATTCACTCAAAAGAAAGTAGAGTCTGAAAAATTGATTGAAAAAATAGAACTGATGGAAATTATTTATAAAGATGAACTTAATCAGTTACTAGGAACAAACTTATTTAAAAAATATAACGATAAGTTTATAGGAGTAGTAGGTGGCAAAGTCAGTAACAACCTCTGCGCAGGAGTTATTGAGGGCATTAGGAATGATACAATATTTAACATATCATTCATGAGCAGAGATAATGATTTGCTTATGGTAAAAGAATTCCCAAAATCAACTTTTTATTACAAAGATGAAGCGATTATTGAGGAATACATTATAGGACGAACGTATGCAGCTTGGATAAACGACTCCTGTATTTCTATAAATTTTGAGAAAATCCATCCGATAAAAATTGATACAATGAAGAATAAATTTAGTTATCATCAATGTAAAATTGAGAATCACGATTTTTTTCAAGCCTGTAATTATTCAAAATAAATTGCCGGCAACGCTAAAGTTCACTTTACTAATCATGCCCTGTAACCAAAAGCTCAGTATATATATTTAATTAGTAAATTTGTTACTATACCATTATTGCTATGAAAAAACCGTTTGCCTTTATCGCTCTTCTGGCATCAGCCATAGCATTTGCACAAAGTGCGGGTCCTGTTATACCCCAACAGGGTAAAACTACAGAAGATTTTGTTCCTAAAGGCTGGAAAATTATCTCCTCTGCATCCGGTGACCTTAATAAGGATAAGGCGGAGGACATAGCAATGGTGATTGAAAATACCGACTCAGCCAACTTTGTTACTAATGAAAATTTTGGCTCACAAATACTGAATCTAAATCCGCGTTATCTTCTTATCCTGTTTAAGGATAAAAAAGGTTATATACTCAATACCCTG
Proteins encoded:
- the serS gene encoding serine--tRNA ligase — protein: MLQTVFIRENREKVIEALGKRNIDATEMVDEVIALDEKRRSTQVELDTVLSESNKLSKDIGEMMKAGEKEKALLLKEKTGQLKEQSKELSEELNKVSDELLQVLYKLPNLPADIVPAGKTPEDNLEVHREGDIPQLFEGALPHWELAKKYDIIDFELGNKIAGAGFPVYKGKGARLQRALITYFLDKNTDAGYKEYQVPHLVNEASGYGTGQLPDKEGQMYHVGLDDMYLIPTAEVPVTNFFRDVIIPENELPVLCTAYTPCFRREAGSYGAHVRGLNRLHQFDKVEIVRVEHPDNSYAALDGMVEHVKTLLQELKLPYRILRLCGGDMGFTSALTYDFEVFSTAQDRWLEISSVSNFETFQANRLKLRFRDKDNKNHLAHTLNGSSLALPRVLAGILENYQTPEGIVVPEVLRPYTGFDIIN
- a CDS encoding MFS transporter, which gives rise to MEVKRDDMATGVLQYKKQYKDVKVSYLKRVRWAVSLYYFSMGLCFATWASRIPDIKTSLGLSEADLGTVLFAIPFGQLFIMPFSGRLASKYGSHKTAVIGISLYVISLTTLGLGTERWHLLLALFFFGMCSNLTNISVNTQGIYAEGLYKRAIMSSFHGAWSIAGFTGAVISLGMTALHLSPLVHFIIVSSVLLIVVATNFKYLVRVKNKPTEQTKKKGFPKLNPTLMWLGVIGFCCMLSEGIMFDWSGVYFKDVVKAPASLVVLGYTSFMLMMATGRFLGDRVVQRFGRKKVLQVSGCLISVGLLSAVLLPYIVTAALSFMLVGIGVSTIVPTVYSLAGRTPDIAPSIALTMVSSISFLGFMLGPPVIGYIAEAFGLKISFAIIGIFGFGITIMVTRIKSIGHLFIR
- a CDS encoding M1 family aminopeptidase: MRRNILTVLGLLAFFTAFSQGSDTEIQQIAEAEMKSAFTLKDLSTNPDTQNYDITYHRLEFTVDPAVFFITGSVTTNYIALEDMTTITFDLTSQLSVSSVKQGNTNLSFTQGGNELVITLPQLQLQGEEGTVTINYSGSPSTQEEAFNLSTHNGIPVMSTLSEPYGAKDWWPCKQDLNDKIDSIDVYITAPQQYTSVSNGVEQSQELDGGGFKTTHFKHEYPIPAYLIAIAVTEYSIYTQQAGTAPNTFPIVNYIYPENFETAQQQLAVTPAIMSLFENLFETYPFSNEKYGHAQCNINGGMEHTTVSFMVNFGRNLIAHELGHQWFGDKVTCGSWSDIWLNEGFATYLSGLVIKELDGDFSFVNWKGERIINITSAPGGSVYIPESQLNDVGRIFSSRLSYNKGAMVVSMLRYVLGDEDFFEGIRNYLDDEALAYSYATTPDLQAHLEAASGMDLTEFFNDWVYNQGYPIYDVTTQDLGGGQAKITINQQQSHNSVDFFEMPVKVRLLSSEGETFDVLLDNTFSGQEFTVNVPFAVAGFEFDPEKDIICSNSAFLSRPQFNLSQVKLYPNPVKDELHITLPQNATIQKAVFYNVLGQREMETGPQTQWNVSQLSPGIHFINLITNGGKATLKFIKE
- a CDS encoding aldo/keto reductase; amino-acid sequence: MEYRKIGNSDLKLSAITFGAWAAGGWMWGGTERKDAIHAIQASYDEGVTSIDTAPIYGQGDSEEIVAEAVQGISRDKVEIITKYGMRWDLAKGDFAMSSKNNLGQDIDIYKYAGKESIIKECEDSLRRLKTDYIDLYQIHWPDSTTPIQESMKAVAQLIKEGKVRHAGVCNYNAAQVQEADKYVNIVSDQVPYSMVKRDIERELIPYTIESAKSIIAYSPLERGLLTGKMQPGHQFEEGDHRAKLYFFKDENLKRTNEFLTKIKPLADDKNATLSQLVLRWTIEQPGITIALAGARNAQQSVQNAKAINVKLNKEEIDFITTELNKLELVK